ACTGCATAGCCGCCGTGTGCGTGAATAACTCCTTTAGGCCTGCCTGTGGTGCCTGAGGTGTAAAGAATATATAAAGTATCGTTCGCATCTAAAATCTCAGTATCGCAGGTTATTTTTTCCCTCCCTGTAATTTCATGCCACCAATGATCGCGCTTTTCGTTCCAAGGTATCAATTCGCTGCCAGCGGCCACACGTTTGTATACAATCACATTCTCTATCGTAGGAGCCTCTCTTAATGCATCGTCAGCCATGCTTTTCAGAGGAATTATTTTGCCGCGCCTATAGAACCCGTCGCATGTAATCAGCACTTTTGCCTCCGCATCGTTTATTCTCTCCCTCAGCGCGATTGCGCTAAACCCTGAAAATACAACTGTATGGACGGCACCTATTTTAGCGCATGCAAGCATCGCTATTGGCAACTCCGGTATCATAGGTAAGTAGATAGCAACGCGGTCGCCTCTTTTCACGCCTAATGATTTCAAGGTATTAGCAAGTTTGTTCACTTCAATATAAAGTTCGTTGTAAGTTAGTTTTCTCGTATCGCCCGGCTCGCCTTCGTAAATATACGCAAGTTTGTTTTTGCGCCAGCCTTTTACATGCCTATCTAGTGCATCCAGAACAATATTATATTTAGCGCCTACAAACCATTTCACCCAAGGCCTCTGCCATTCTAAGACTTTCTTGTAGGGTGCAGCCCACGTAACTACTTCTTTAGAAACTTCACCCCAGAACCATTCTAAATCTTTAGCTTTTTCTAAAAGCTCTTCGTAACTTTTTATGTTATGTCGCTCCATCCATTTTTTTACATTGCTCTGCTCTACTAACTCCTTAGGAGGAGGAAAAACTCTTTTCTCCAGCAATAACGCCTCTATGTCTTTTTTTAATTTTTCTGCAACCATCTTACTCACTCCTTTTTCAATTCTCTTTTTCTTTGAGTTGTCCGTCTACAGTTAACACAAATTTCAAGAATATTATTGTGAGCATGTGAGCAGGAAGCTTATGTTTGATATAATCTAATTGTAATTCCGGTGCGAAGCGGCGCCCACAAAGTTTACATTTTTTCATTTCACATCCCTCTCTTGTTCCTCAATACTAACAATCTCATCATCAGAATAACCCAAATTTTTCATATACCGATGATAATCAATACCCACCTTGGCAAGTAGCTCTCTGTCGCATGGATGTTTCATATCTATAAGTTCAACTGCAAAATCAGCAATTTTTACAATTTGTGGAACCGAAAATCTGCCCGTTAATACTAGTTCAGTACTCTCCCTGCTATTGATAAGTTTTAGAATTTCTTCTAGAGCAATGAGTTTAAAATCTATAGCAGTAGTTATTTCGTCAAGAATAACCACATCGTATTTTCCACTGGAAATTGTCTCTTTAGCATGCTCTAAGCCCTGTCTTGCTAACTTAAAATCTATTTCTTGAAGAGTTTCCTTACCTCTAAAATTCTCTCTACCGAATCGCGCAATTTCAAAGTTAGGTATGTTTATTACAGCATTCAACTCGCTGTAAATATTGCCATCTACAAATCTAATCATATAGACTTTCAATCCGCTACCTGCGCATCTTAGCCCATGACCGATAGCTACTAACGTTCTGCCGTAACCTTTACCGCTATAAACATACACATATCCTTG
This Candidatus Thermoplasmatota archaeon DNA region includes the following protein-coding sequences:
- a CDS encoding cob(I)yrinic acid a,c-diamide adenosyltransferase; the protein is MRCRSSERRNAEMNTMQGYVYVYSGKGYGRTLVAIGHGLRCAGSGLKVYMIRFVDGNIYSELNAVINIPNFEIARFGRENFRGKETLQEIDFKLARQGLEHAKETISSGKYDVVILDEITTAIDFKLIALEEILKLINSRESTELVLTGRFSVPQIVKIADFAVELIDMKHPCDRELLAKVGIDYHRYMKNLGYSDDEIVSIEEQERDVK